In the Topomyia yanbarensis strain Yona2022 chromosome 3, ASM3024719v1, whole genome shotgun sequence genome, one interval contains:
- the LOC131692591 gene encoding coiled-coil domain-containing protein 6 has protein sequence MDSPCESESSLDGGAMLPPSPVSREQLQKRIESLTQQNKVLKVELETYKIRVKVIQEENRSLRQASVIIQAKAEQEEEYISNTLLKKIQALKKEKETLAHHYEREEECLTNDLSRKLDQLRQEKCKLELTLEQEQECLVNKLMRKIEKLEAETSAKQNHLEQLRREMVELENTLEQEQEALVNKLWKRMDKLEAEKRSLQIKLDQPVSDPTSPKEINHRNENGSDTASQLTAHIQNLRSEVDQLRGNLAAAEKESKEKSQQFAQEEKCIRDENKRLQRKLQQEVERREALSRHLSESESSLEFEEERLFNESVSAFGGAGSSSNRPLSPGALTRCHACGQLVTRRTSERFIKPAIPLGLNTSAPNVLHHHNSMGGHCHPGAGSGSGHFPMLSTSAGTGGGGGGANTSLNSSVSSSSTYNTSSNISFSGNSSFVQPASPMDTSMCKD, from the exons ATGGATAGTCCCTGTGAGTCGGAAAGCTCACTGGACGGTGGAGCCATGCTGCCACCCAGTCCAGTCTCCCGGGAACAGTTACAGAAGCGCATCGAAAGCCTAACACAACAGAACAA AGTCCTAAAAGTTGAACTTGAAACCTACAAGATACGTGTTAAGGTTATCCAAGAGGAGAATCGTTCGCTTCGCCAGGCCTCTGTTATCATT CAAGCAAAGGCCGAACAAGAGGAAGAATACATCTCCAACACGTTGCTAAAGAAGATCCAGGCACTGAAGAAAGAGAAGGAAACACTTGCTCATCACTACGAACGCGAAGAGGAATGTCTAACCAATGATCTGTCGCGCAAGTTGGACCAGCTACGCCAGGAAAAATGTAAACTCGAATTAACGCTTGAGCAAGAGCAGGAATGTCTGGTCAACAAGCTGAtgcgaaaaattgaaaaactggAAGCGGAAACGTCCGCGAAACAGAACCATCTGGAACAGCTGCGACGAGAGATGGTTGAGTTGGAGAATACACTGGAGCAGGAACAGGAGGCTCTCGTCAACAAATTGTGGAAGCGTATGGATAAGCTGGAAGCGGAAAAACGTTCACTGCAGATCAAACTCGATCAACCCGTATCAGATCCCACTAGTCCGAA GGAAATCAATCACCGTAACGAGAACGGTAGCGATACTGCCTCACAACTTACAGCACACATTCAGAACCTACGCTCGGAGGTAGATCAGCTCCGCGGAAATTTAGCCGCCGCGGAAAAGGAGAGCAAGGAGAAATCTCAACAATTTGCTCAGGAAGAAAAGTGTATTCGAGACGAGAATAAGCGTCTACAAAGGAAATTACAGCAAGAAGTGGAACGCCGCGAAGCACTCTCCCGGCATTTGTCCGAGTCGGAATCGTCCCTGGAGTTTGAGGAGGAGCGCTTGTTCAATGAAAGTGTTTCAGCTTTTGGTGGTGCTGGTAGCAGCAGTAATCGACCACTCAGTCCCGGAGCACTGACAAGATGCCACGCATGCGGTCAATTAGTTACTCGTCGGACCAGCGAGCGGTTCATCAAACCTGCGATTCCACTTGGTCTCAACACATCTGCTCCGAATGTGTTGCATCATCACAACAGCATGGGTGGTCACTGCCATCCTGGAGCTGGCAGTGGCAGCGGTCACTTCCCCATGCTTTCCACTAGTGCTGGTACTGGCGGTGGCGGTGGTGGTGCAAATACTTCCCTTAATAGTAGCGTTTCGTCATCCTCAACATACAACACAAGCAGCAACATTTCCTTCAGCGGAAATTCGTCCTTTGTGCAGCCGGCCAGTCCAATGGATACCTCAATGTGTAAGGACTAA